Part of the Candidatus Binataceae bacterium genome, GCTCCGAAGTCGCTCGCAGACTGGAGGATGATCTTTCGCGCGTTCGGCATTTCCGCCTGGTGCGCGTTTCCTCCAATGAGGGTGTGGTCGAACTGCTGGCGGATCATCGCGTGGTCTCGGGAGCTAGCCTAACCGAGCGCTATTGGTATGTCGCTGATGGAGCACACGGCCCTGAGTTGCGGCTCGAAGGAAACGGCATTGAGAGCTGTGCTCTCGAATTTGCTAACGACGGAATATGGCGCGGCAAATACCTGCAGCGACCTTACATGCCGATCGAACTGGTCCCGGTGCCTCCTGATTTCCCGGCACAATCTCGCGCTACCGGAGACCCCGCCGATTCTCTGATGCCGCTCGTCAAGCGGATTCTGGAAGCAGGCGAAGCGCTGCCCAGTGACCGCGAAGTCGAGCGCGACATAGTTGGCGCACTTCGCATTCTGGCGGCAATTGATTTCGCTCTGCTCGATCGACTGAAGGAGGAGCAGCAACGGGTGCCGTCCACCTCGTCTCGTTCACGGATAATCGCAATGGCTCTAGAGCGCCTCGCCGATACCTCCAGGCGCCCAGATAGCGGTGAATTGAAACCCGGGCACAACTGGCTGAGTGCGCCAGATTTGAACTGGGAAGGCTACAAGCGCGGGTAAGAGAGATCGAAGTCAGCGGAGAAGTCTTCGCTATGGCGACCCAATCAGAGTCGGTCCTGATACTTACGCCGGTCAAAAATGCAGCGCGCTTCCTCGATCGCTATTTTCGTAGCATCGCCAACCTGACGTATCCGGCCTCACTGATTTCCCTTGGCTTTCTTGAAAGCGACAGCACCGACGAAACCTACGAGCGGCTTGCGGGGCGGCTTGACGACCTGAAGGAGCATTACGCTGGGGCTGAACTTTGGCGGCGCAATTTCAATTTCCAGATTCCGAATGGTCTGCCGCGATGGACCCCTGCGTTCCAAATCCCCCGGAGAAAAATCCTGGCGAAGGCAAGAAACCATCTGCTGTTCCACGCACTCAAACATCACGATTGGGTTCTGTGGCTTGACGTAGATGTGATCGAGTATCCACCTGATTTGATCGAGCGGTTAATCGCGACCGGCCGCGACATCGTCCATCCGCATTGCGTTAAGCGCTACGGAGGCCCGACCTTCGATCTGAACGCGTGGCGAGAACGCGGACAGGTTCATATGGACAAACTGCGTGGTGGACCGGATCTCGTCCGACTGGACGCCGTTGGCGGAACGGTGCTGATGATCCGCGCCGACGTGCATCGCGATGGGTTGATTTTCCCCAGTTTTCCTTACGGCGCGTCCAACCCGGCGGTCAGACGTCCACACCCGTTGAAAATCGACGGCGAACTCGAGACCGAGGGCTTAGGGATCATGGCGATCGACATGGGATATCAGTGCTGGGGAATGCCGAATCTCGAGGTTCTACACGCTCTTGAATGAACCGCTTGAAAATCATCTCACCGGCAAGTTCGATGCCCTCGGTTCGCCACCCTCTATTCTCGCAACCGACTTCTCCGAGGCTGCAGTGAAAAGAGTCGGAAAGCTGGTCTTCGTTGAGCGAATCCGATTGCTGTGCGACGAGTTCGAGGTGCGCACCAACTCGAGGGCTTTCATAGATCGGCTGGCCGCGCTGAATTTGAGCGTTGAGCAGGCTCTCCCCCTGGTTCATCACCGCGCATTCGCTGTCGAATGGGTCGACGGAGAGTATCGTCTGAGCGGTGACGGCATGTATGACGAATATGAACTAAGTGTCACAAGAGCGCTGGAAACCCTGTTAGACTTTATGCATCGACGGACTATGACGACCCTGGCTGACCACATTGGGATCCGAGCAGCACTTGGAAACTACTCAGGGAAATCTTTTCTGATCGTGGGCGCGAGACGGTCCGGTAAATCAACCTTGGCGGTTCGTCTGCTAATGGGTGGGACTGAAATCGCCGGAGATGAACTCGCACTGCTCCGACAATCAGTTGCGTTCGCGTTTCCGCGCCGGTTTCTGCTGGGTGGAGAGAGTCTGCCGCTCCTGCCAAAAGCCGCTGTCTTTGAAGAGGCAGATTCGGCAGAGGTTGCCCGGCCCGACCGTCTGATAACGATCGAGCCTCAGGACTTCGGAAAGAAGTGGCTGATCGGTCCGGCACCCGTTAACACAATCGTGTTTATTGAACCGAATTTTGGTCAACGGAGCAGGCTCGTCCGGTGCGGCAAAGTGGACATGGTTCGCCGCGTCCTTCCACACTGCACGGCGCCGGTATCGATGAGAAAAGATTGGGTGCGCGAACTCTCTGCCACGATCGATCACGCCGAGACGTACGTCGTCGAGCTAGGCGATCCCGACGCAGCTATGAATGCGATCCAGGAAGTACTCAATTAGTTAATGGCTACTGGACAACACCTCAATCTGCCGGAATCAACTAATCATCTGGCTTATGTGTTCTATGCAACGACTCACGCGTATGCAGTTGCGGTGATGGTATTCGTACGAATGCTGCAACGGCTTGGGATGAGGTCCGATGTCGATCTTCTGGTTCTCCATTTGCCTGTTTCAGGCCGCGTCCTTAGTCAGATGCGGGCGATGGGACTCACGACCATCGAGGTCGCGCCGCTGCCGCATATCAATCACGCATATTTCAAAGACTGCCTGGTCAAACTTCGTATCTTTCAATTGACCCGGTATGAGCGCGTGCTCTTCATTGATGCCGATTCGATACCATTGAAGAACCTCGATTACCTGCTTCGTTTTCCTTTCGACGGACCGGTTGCGGCGCCAAAGGCATATTGGTTACCGCAGCCATTCTGGACTACTGCGTTGTTGCTCATACGTCCCTCGGACGAGAGCTGGAATCGGCTCAGCCGGCGCATCGCTACTGCGGCCTACACGAACTCTTACGACATGGAAATTGCAAACGCAGAGTTCGGTTCTGAAATCACAACTCTTCCGCTCAACGTTTTCAGCCTGAACTCCGAATGGGAAGATCGTCGGCGTCCGGGTTTTTTTGGCGATTTCGAAGACAGTTACTCAAAGATATCGGTGGTTCACTTCACGGCCCTGGGAAAGCCATGGTTCTACTCGCCAGAGGATGTCCGCCGCTTGCGACCCGATGCACATCCGGTCTTCTATCGGCTCTGGGAATCATGGCGGACAACCAGGGAAGAACTTTCAGCGTAAATGAATCGGACGAGCCGGGAGTTGAATCGAAATGCGGTCTGCCGAGTTCTGGGATTATTTCAATAAGGTCGCCAGGCCTCGCCTGGCCCGCCGCGCCGACAGCTTCGCCAGGATATTCGAATACCTCGATCGCCTTGGCCATCCCGTCGAGATAGTCGAAACGGGTTGTGTTCGCCAGATAGACAATTGGTCGGGTGACGGTCAAAGCACCGTATTGTTCGACAAGTACGCGGAGTTTCATCCGGGCTCGACGCTACTCTCAGTTGATGCTGACCCCGCGGCCGTCGCCACCTGCAAATCGTTAGTCACCCACGCACAAATACATACCGGAGACAGCATTGCGTTCCTTGAAGGCTTGGTCCGCCAAACTTCCCCCAAGCTCGGCTCACTCGATCTGCTGTACCTGGATTCGTACGATGTAAACTTGGACGATCCGTTACCGAGCGCCAACCATCACCTCAATGAACTGCTAGCCATCGCACCGCTCCTTCGGCCCGATACGCTCGTGGTCGTCGATGACTCGCCCATGTTTGTTCTTGGCGTGCCGAGCGCAGACGGCCGCATAGCACCGATCCAATCGCCCGCAATTGGTGGCAAAGGCCGATCGATTGCCCGCCATGCGGCCAGCGTTGGAGCTGAAGTCTACTTCTATGGCTACCAATGCGCCTGGTTCGGGTTCGGACGTAGTTCGGGTGATTCAGCGAAGCCGCGGCCGCTCGATAGCGGCTCGGCGCTGCGCTCGCAGGTTGAGGCGGCGATGGGGAGCCCAGCACCGGTAACGGCGCATCATGATTCTGACCGCGGGGTCACATCGGCTAGGAATCGGGACAGCCCCAGAGACTCGCTCGCGCGTATCGAGCCGGCGGCGCTTGCGATGCGAATGGCAGAAGCCTTGTCTCGTCCGGACCGTGCCAGGTTGATTTGGCGTTTGCTGGAAACTGAGTCCGAGGAGGTCAAGTTCAACCGCCACAGTACCTGGTGGACAGGCTTGACGTGGGATCACGTCATCTCGGAGAACTTGTTCGTTCATGGTGGATTTCAGGAAGCAGAAGTGCGTGCCATCTTGAGATGGTTGAAGAACTGCGGATTGCTTTCGGCACGTCGCAACGTCGTGATCGACGTTGGTGCAAATCTCGGAACCTTCACGATCCCGTTCGCACAGCAGAGCGACTGCCGAATTATCGCAGTAGAACCGGTGCCCGAGCTCTTTGATGTTCTCCGGCGGAACGTTGCCGCTAACGGCCTGGATAGCCGGGTGACCTGTGTTCACGCGGCGATTTGCGCAGCCGATGTGGAGCGTGTGCGGTTGATCGTTCCCAATGGTAACAGTGGAGCGGCGGAGGTTTGTCGCGATGGAAGCAGCCCCAGCTGGACCGATCTTTATTCCGTGCGCAGCGTTGTCGAAGCTCCCACCAAAACGCTGGCGCATCTAATCAGGGAACTCGAGATCGAACCGCGTAGCATCGCCCTCGTCTGGAGCGATACTCAGGGCTGCGAGGCGGATGTAATCAATACCGGAGCGGAGCTCTGGAGATCGGGGGTCCCACTGTTTGTCGAGTTTGCGCCGCGGTTCTTTCCGGAAGCCACTCGTCAGTTGGTTGAGATCGCCAATCAACACTTTAGCCAATTCATTCCTGCGGCCAACCTGATAACCGACGCCGGCGCCACCGCCTACCCGGTCGTGGAGCTCGAAGCATTCAGCAACGCTCTTGGTCCTGATGGAAGTGATGCATTGCTCCTGCCTGAGAGTCTCGACCCATCCACGATAGCAACGCTCAGAGTCAAATGACTGGGAGGGTACAGCCTCTTGACCCATCGTCACGGCAGCCGTTGTTGCTCTTTTACAACCAGCCTTTCGGAGTTGCCGACCCGGCCGAAATTATCGATTGCGGCGGAGCGGCCGCGATGACGTCAGATCGAAAGCTCCTTCCCCTCGCTACGGCGCTCATTTTTCATATCCCTACACTCCGCGGCATCGACTTGCCGCGGAAACTCCCATCTCAGACGTGGGTAGCATGGTCGATGGAGAGCGAGGTGAACTATCCGGAACTGGCCGATCGCGCGTTCATGCGAAATTTCGAGATTACGATGACTTATCGGCGCGATGCGACGGTGTGGTGTCCATACATACAGCCCGAAATGGCTCAGACGGTAATTGTCGCATCGAAGCCAAAGACCGAATCGTCACCAGTCGTATACTTCAGATCCAGTCAAATCGATCGATGCGATCGGACTTCATACGCCGCTGAACTAATGAAGCGCGTCAAGATAGATTCTTACGGACATGTGCTGCGCAACAAACCCTTGCCTATGGCTGATACGGGCCGCGCTAGCCTGATGGAAGTGATGGCGCGCTACAAGTTCGCGCTCACCTTGGAGAACTCTATCGCCGAGGATTACGTTTCTGAGAAGTTCTTCGAGGCCTTGGCAGCCGGCGCCGTGCCCATATACCGCGGGGCGCCGAACATCGACATGTACGCTCCCGGCGAGAACTGCTTCATCAATGCACGTGACTTCTCCAGTCTGGAAGAATTAGCTGCGCATCTCAACAGGCTGGACGAGGATGATGAGGCTTACAGCCAGCATCACCAATGGCGCCGCGCGGGGGTGCGGCCGCAATTTCAGGCATTGCTCGATCGCGTGCGAGAACCACCGTTTCGGCGCCTTTGCCATTTACTTCAACGAAATTGACGAGCGGCAAGGCCGAAGCAGTGACTACCGCACGACAACGCCTTCTCTATGTAACCCCAACCATGCCAAAACAGTCCGGCAACGGCCTGGCTATGCGTGCGGGCGCGATTCTTGAGGCCCTCGCCTGCCGCTTCGACATACACCTGAGGGTTTTGCCCGTAGCCGGGCTGCCAGATTCCCCTTCCGATTTTGTGCGGCGGTTGACGATCTCGGTCGAAGTCCTGGACTTGGTGAAGAATCTCGACCCGTTGTTCGGGTTGATCGATCGCGTTTCTGATCCGGATGAGCGTCATCGGGCGAGGCTCGCCTATCCGAAACCCCACCTCAGCCGTTTCTGCCACAGCGGGCTTGCACTAGACTTATTGGCGGCGGGCCGGCGGCTCGATGTCGCCGGCTTGCATGTGATGCGGCTCTACCTTGCCGCCTTGGCGGAACCATTCCTACGCCAATCTTCGGAGGCTCGCGCCTGCGTGATTGATCTCGATGATGACGATTCGAAGACTTATGAGCGTCTCGCGTATCTCCAGTCGAAACTAGGAAAGGACGACGCGGGCGAAGAAGCCGCCGCTGAATCGCGGAAGTTCGCGGCTCTGGGTAATCTTTACATTCCGCGATTCGATCGCGTCCTGGTCAGTTCCGAAGTCGACTCTCAGCGCATGGTAAAGCGTTTTCCAAACGCGCAGATTGAGGTTGTCCCGAACTGCTACCCGTTGACAGAAGCGGCGGTCTCGCCTGCGTCCTTGGCCTCCGGCCCGCTCAGGCTGCTTTTCGTCGGTTCCTTTGGCTACTTTCCTAACGTCGATGCGGCGCTTTACTTGTGCGGCGAGGTTCTACCTGCCTTGCGCGAGTTGACCCGGCGCGAGATCGTCGTCGACCTGGTGGGCACCGGTGACGCTTCGCCGTTGCGTGCAGTGCTTCGCTGCCCGGAGGTCCGAGTGCATGGATTCGTTGAAGATCTTTCGTCTGTCTATGCGAACACCGACGTAGTCGTGGTTCCGCTGCGCGTCGGCGGCGGCACACGGATCAAGATACTCGAGGCCTTCAGCCATCGAGTTCCGGTGGTGACTACGACTCTGGGTATCGAGGGCTTAGACGCCGTCGATGGCGAACACGTGCTGTGCGCGGACGATGCGCAATCTTTTGCCCGATCGTGCTTGAGCTTGAAAGAGAACGGTGAGTTGTCAGTCAGGCTGGTCGAATGCGCGTACCAACTGCTCAATCAACGCTACACGCAAAGGGAGGTATCTTCAGCAGTAATGCGGGCATGGGAGGCGGCTCTGGGCAATCGAGCCGTGAGGCCGATACAATCCCGCAGGTAATCTTCTCGTTCTGGCCGGGAGGTTTTGGCTATGGATGGGCCTTCGCGCCGTAATCCGGTAACGATCCCAGGTTTGGAGATCAACGCTGTCGCTGATGGCTATATCGTCTATCAATCCGACCTTGATCGGGTCCATTACCTGAATCAGACCGCGGCGCTGATTTTAGAAATGTGCAATGGGCGTAACGCTGAGGAGGATATGCCCGAACTGCTGCGAACTGCCTACGATCTCCCCACCGCACCGATCGAGGAGGTTGCCGACTGTCTTGCAGCATTGAAGAGGGAGGGACTCATTAGCTGAGGTTGGAGCATTGGGCTCCGATGGCAGAAGTAAAGGATTGCAACTATATCGCGCCCGCGCTAGATAGTACGCGCAAAGGCGCAAACTCTAGGGGGATCGAATCGTGGGAAAAGGCGACATACCGGAAAAGCTTTTTGAGAGCTTTGATGAATCCCGGCGCTCCTTCCTCCGGAAATTGATTTTAGGCAGCGCGTTTGTCCTGCCCGCGATCACTTCGTTTTCGATGAACGGCCTCGGAGTCGGTGAGGCTTCGGGCGGAGTTTCCAACCAGGTTTGCGGCTCCTACGTTTCGAATCAGATACTTGATTGCAGGGCACCGAAAGCAAAGCCGCAGAACTTCAGCAATTGCGATTTTGCGGGAGCGGATTTGTCGAATCAGGACTTCAGCTGCCTGGTATTCGACGGCGCAAACTTCGCAGGCGCTGATCTCACGAATACCGATCTATCGTACGCCGTTCTGACAGGGGCTAATCTCTCGGGAGCCATCCTGCGAAACGCCAACCTTACTGGCGCGAACCTGGCGGGCGCAAATCTTTCCGGCGCCAGCATCAAGGGGGCAAACTTTAAGAGCGCGAACCTCAATGGCGCGAATTTTCTGGGCGCAATTTTGTTCTGACGGAGTCCATCACAGAAATCTCGCGCTCACGGTCTCGCGAGCTACCCGCTGCTTCGATCAAAGTCGTGATTGCTTTTGCATGACGCAGGTACTTGCCTTGCTCGATGCCGTGCCTCTTGAGTTCTCGGTGCCGGTCCCCGGATTGGACAAATAAAATCAGTTTTTTGACCCCCCCGGCGGCAGTTTGTAATGAGCGTCGCGGCCCGATTTCGAGAGCCTCCACTTTGGCGTTTCTATTTGTTCGGATGTGCGCGAAGTGCTCGATGGGGTCTTCGTCACGCGCGCATAAGTCAATGAAATCGGGCCTTTTCTGATCTTAAAGCAAATCGCGCCGGTCCTAGTACGAGTCCCAGGTCCAGCGTATCTGCCATTGCGCCACTCTCGCGTGATGAAAAACAATATTGGAAGTGTGCGTTGATCTGAAGTCGATCCTTCGGCAACTGATGTTCGTTGCGGCTGAGCCTGGCCGGTGCCGCCGAGGTTCCATTATCGCGTCGGACCGACAATTTGATAGTAGGGACGTGGCTATCAGGCTAACGTGAGACGCTGGAGCGCGGGAGAATTTCGATGGGTAAACTTGAAGGTAAAGTTGCTGTGATCACTGGGGCGGCTAGCGGGCTTGGACGTGCGAGCGCCATTCGCTTTGCGGCCGAGGGTGCGGCCATCGTTGCCGCTGATCTCAACTCGCAGGGCGGCGAGCTGCTCGTGTCCGAAATCGCCGCGGCCGGCGGACGCGCCGTTTACCAGCGCACCGACGTTAC contains:
- a CDS encoding FkbM family methyltransferase: MRSAEFWDYFNKVARPRLARRADSFARIFEYLDRLGHPVEIVETGCVRQIDNWSGDGQSTVLFDKYAEFHPGSTLLSVDADPAAVATCKSLVTHAQIHTGDSIAFLEGLVRQTSPKLGSLDLLYLDSYDVNLDDPLPSANHHLNELLAIAPLLRPDTLVVVDDSPMFVLGVPSADGRIAPIQSPAIGGKGRSIARHAASVGAEVYFYGYQCAWFGFGRSSGDSAKPRPLDSGSALRSQVEAAMGSPAPVTAHHDSDRGVTSARNRDSPRDSLARIEPAALAMRMAEALSRPDRARLIWRLLETESEEVKFNRHSTWWTGLTWDHVISENLFVHGGFQEAEVRAILRWLKNCGLLSARRNVVIDVGANLGTFTIPFAQQSDCRIIAVEPVPELFDVLRRNVAANGLDSRVTCVHAAICAADVERVRLIVPNGNSGAAEVCRDGSSPSWTDLYSVRSVVEAPTKTLAHLIRELEIEPRSIALVWSDTQGCEADVINTGAELWRSGVPLFVEFAPRFFPEATRQLVEIANQHFSQFIPAANLITDAGATAYPVVELEAFSNALGPDGSDALLLPESLDPSTIATLRVK
- a CDS encoding glycosyltransferase family 10; this translates as MTGRVQPLDPSSRQPLLLFYNQPFGVADPAEIIDCGGAAAMTSDRKLLPLATALIFHIPTLRGIDLPRKLPSQTWVAWSMESEVNYPELADRAFMRNFEITMTYRRDATVWCPYIQPEMAQTVIVASKPKTESSPVVYFRSSQIDRCDRTSYAAELMKRVKIDSYGHVLRNKPLPMADTGRASLMEVMARYKFALTLENSIAEDYVSEKFFEALAAGAVPIYRGAPNIDMYAPGENCFINARDFSSLEELAAHLNRLDEDDEAYSQHHQWRRAGVRPQFQALLDRVREPPFRRLCHLLQRN
- a CDS encoding glycosyltransferase, encoding MPKQSGNGLAMRAGAILEALACRFDIHLRVLPVAGLPDSPSDFVRRLTISVEVLDLVKNLDPLFGLIDRVSDPDERHRARLAYPKPHLSRFCHSGLALDLLAAGRRLDVAGLHVMRLYLAALAEPFLRQSSEARACVIDLDDDDSKTYERLAYLQSKLGKDDAGEEAAAESRKFAALGNLYIPRFDRVLVSSEVDSQRMVKRFPNAQIEVVPNCYPLTEAAVSPASLASGPLRLLFVGSFGYFPNVDAALYLCGEVLPALRELTRREIVVDLVGTGDASPLRAVLRCPEVRVHGFVEDLSSVYANTDVVVVPLRVGGGTRIKILEAFSHRVPVVTTTLGIEGLDAVDGEHVLCADDAQSFARSCLSLKENGELSVRLVECAYQLLNQRYTQREVSSAVMRAWEAALGNRAVRPIQSRR
- a CDS encoding PqqD family protein is translated as MDGPSRRNPVTIPGLEINAVADGYIVYQSDLDRVHYLNQTAALILEMCNGRNAEEDMPELLRTAYDLPTAPIEEVADCLAALKREGLIS
- a CDS encoding pentapeptide repeat-containing protein, yielding MGKGDIPEKLFESFDESRRSFLRKLILGSAFVLPAITSFSMNGLGVGEASGGVSNQVCGSYVSNQILDCRAPKAKPQNFSNCDFAGADLSNQDFSCLVFDGANFAGADLTNTDLSYAVLTGANLSGAILRNANLTGANLAGANLSGASIKGANFKSANLNGANFLGAILF